In Halichondria panicea chromosome 13, odHalPani1.1, whole genome shotgun sequence, one genomic interval encodes:
- the LOC135346427 gene encoding serine/threonine-protein kinase Nek4-like: protein MASSFTNKSSDPRLRSYAAVKPIGKGSYGEVFLVKHSKEKKQYVMKNIKLTASSAKERLAAEQEAVLLGKLKHPNIVSYKESFQDEHGMLHIVMGYCEGGDLCTRLKTCKGQYLPETQVVEWFVQIALGLQYLHERNILHRDLKTQNIFLSKNDIIKVGDLGIARVLDGSCDLAHTVIGTPYYMSPELFANEPYNHKSDIWALGCCVYEMATLKHAFTATNLNALMYKIIKGTVPSLPNVFTSELSVLVHSMMSHSAASRPSVQELLRNAFVRKHIKLFLDRAASKKKKKPPVTRDPPSDKLGLATPNVSSSKSHPLAAPQIRVRCSSIGSSSREENTVKKQKPSDAAKRATSLTNLSQKPTPTETVAHSPATAGRDPPTVAASGDPPTVAASGDPTTVAASGDPTTVAASGDPTTVAASGDPTTVAASGDPPTVAAEGDPPTVAAEGDPTTVAAEGDPPTVAAEGDPTTVAAEGDPPTVAAEGDPPTVAAEGDPPTVAAEGDPTTVATEGDPTTVAAEGDPTTATAGRDPPTVDKPPAKMSKHKQSNGKDKRPSEKNRGAKRPPRPLPPNPTKRASVGCVILDSPKVSSARERRRMNKVKGRVVLKSRSSSDLSKGEKAQSSDDLSKQSSTEHSPKIDKCVVLENGCKEMVSHDLLPSSGSSHEVDEFLTLLDTTLHLPEPPVRAASGDTPPARQAFIQEQPSVSHEVSQAMLQSGRLGDRIVALRKECVAGLGEAVMKEASLILQQQEPDEAEELLLKVLGQKQFNLFAAKLQHLNFCEDNIYTMDVPMNSSVESASVLGSLLASSEAVPQSTPPTMATTNTGLETPPPTTTTTPLIIGLISSGPDTKATLTVPGVKSLPPPKPNPPQLEPHGSGKPKAFLSMMSEGSRTSPSKKHTPTTKKGQSTGQTKAQGSKSTTGVKDSTPRTSQRAIKRRRYYDDEDDIQHPKSGGKKTKVSNPKSNKSVNKKPPHPSKSMSAAKDLGRWRPTDDLMLISAVQQTNDLTAVYLGIKFSCRFTLREIEERWYALLYSPQISHIAIEAMRGLHPGVVTMALNNALWSQEEEAVLAKIPSSDAGHLETFQNVLKDHPAVFHACRTATSLHHHWVLMGHYNLLNDQKVQLIPPGDNVTDFTDAEEQRTDSELMKSRDVREEALEQELMISDRQSKREILSLEDDLPTWRTVLDTPTTSELHAGEVALFRGKVVEFRMTKPSVTFGRATPTNKVDFDLSLEGPAYKISRRQASIHQTEEGEFLLHNEGRRALFVDGRAVLSGRSARLESNQTIEVASMAFLVILNSKAQSSS, encoded by the exons ATGGCCTCCTCCTTCACCAACAAGAGCAGTGACCCTCGACTCCGATCCTACGCTGCAGTCAAGCCAATAGGCAAGGGAAGCTATGGGGAAGTGTTCCTTGTGAAGCACAGTAAGGAGAAGAAAcag TATGTGATGAAGAACATCAAGCTGACAGCAAGTAGTGCCAAGGAGAGGCTGGCAGCTGAACAAGAG GCTGTACTACTGGGCAAGTTGAAACATCCCAACATTGTGTCCTATAAAGAGTCCTTTCAAGATGAACACGGGATGCTCCACATTGTCATGGGTTACTGTGAGGGAGGTGACCTCTGTACTCGTCTCAAGACCTGTAAGGGACAGTACCTACCAGAGACGCAAGTAGTGGAGTGGTTTGTACAGATTGCTCTAGGACTACAATATCTTCATGAGAGGAACATTCTGCATAGAGATTTGAAG actCAGAATATCTTCCTGAGCAAGAATGATATCATTAAG GTTGGAGATCTTGGTATTGCTCGGGTGTTGGATGGATCATGTGATCTAGCACACACAGTCATTGGAACACCATACTACATGAGTCCAGAGCTGTTTGCTAACGAACCATACAACCACAAGTCTGATATATGGGCCCTTGGTTGCTGTGTGTATGAGATGGCTACTCTCAAGCATGCCTTCACTGCCACCAATCTCAACGCTCTTATGTACAAGATCATTAAGGGGACTGTCCCTTCTCTACCCAATGTGTTCACTTCAGAGCTGTCTGTGTTGGTCCACTCCATGATGTCCCACAGTGCTGCCAGTAGACCAAGTGTACAGGAGCTATTAAGGAATGCCTTTGTAAGGAAACACATCAAACTGTTCCTGGACAGAGCTGCCAGCAAAAAGAA GAAGAAGCCACCTGTTACGAGAGACCCACCTTCTGACAAGTTAGGGTTAGCTACACCCAATGTTTCATCATCCAAAAGCCATCCACTGGCAGCCCCTCAAATCAGAGTGCGCTGCTCAAGCATTGGATCAAG TTCACGGGAAGAGAACACTGTGAAGAAACAGAAGCCCTCTGATGCAGCCAAGAGAGCTACCTCCCTCACCAACCTTTCTCAGAAGCCCACTCCAACCGAGACAGTTGCTCACAGCCCTGCTACAGCTGGGAGGGACCCACCTACTGTTGCAGCCTCGGGAGACCCACCTACAGTTGCAGCCTCGGGAGACCCAACTACTGTTGCAGCCTCGGGAGACCCAACTACAGTTGCAGCCTCGGGAGACCCAACTACTGTTGCAGCCTCGGGAGACCCAACTACTGTTGCAGCCTCGGGAGACCCACCTACTGTTGCAGCCGAGGGAGACCCACCTACTGTTGCAGCCGAGGGAGACCCAACTACTGTTGCAGCCGAGGGAGACCCACCTACTGTTGCAGCCGAGGGAGACCCAACTACTGTTGCAGCCGAGGGAGACCCACCTACTGTTGCAGCCGAGGGAGACCCACCTACTGTTGCAGCCGAGGGAGACCCACCTACAGTTGCAGCCGAGGGAGACCCAACTACTGTTGCAACCGAGGGAGACCCAACTACTGTTGCAGCCGAGGGAGACCCAACTACTGCTACAGCTGGGAGGGACCCACCTACTGTTGATAAGCCTCCAGCAAAAATGTCCAAGCACAAGCAAAGTAATGGAAAGGACAAGAGACCGTCTGAAAAAAACAGAGGAGCAAAAAGA CCTCCACGACCTTTGCCCCCTAATCCTACTAAACGTGCATCAGTGGGATGTGTGATACTCGACAGTCCAAAGGTCTCGTCTGCGAGGGAACGAAGACGCATGAACAAGGTTAAAGGTCGAGTGGTGCTGAAATCACGATCATCTAGTGATTTGAGTAAAGGAGAGAAAGCTCAAAGCTCAGACGACCTCTCTAAGCAATCATCTACTGAACACTCTCCAAAGATTGACAAGTGTGTTGTTTTGGAGAATGGGTGCAAGGAGATggtatcacatgacctacTACCTAGCAGTGGTTCATCTCATGAAGTGGATGAATTCCTCACTCTATTAGACACAACCCTGCACCTACCAGAGCCTCCAGTCAGGGCAGCATCAGGAGATACTCCACCAGCACGACAAGCATTCATTCAAGAGCAGC ccTCTGTGTCTCATGAGGTCTCTCAGGCTATGCTCCAGTCAGGCAGACTAGGGGACAGGATAGTGGCTCTGAGAAA AGAGTGTGTAGCGGGTCTGGGTGAGGCTGTGATGAAAGAGGCCAGTCTGATTCTCCAGCAGCAGGAACCAGATGAGGCTGAG GAGTTGTTGTTGAAGGTATTAGGACAGAAACAGTTTAACTTATTTGCTGCTAAACTGCAACATTTGAACTTTTGTGAAGACAAT ATATATACTATGGATGTCCCTATGAATAGTTCTGTGGAGTCGGCTAGTGTACTGGGTTCTTTGCTGGCCAGCAGTGAGGCGGTCCCACAATCCACTCCACCAACAATGGCAACAACCAACACTGGACTCGAGACACCTCCTCCCACTACTACTACTACCCCTCTCATTATTGGGCTCATCTCCTCCGGCCCAGACACTAAGGCCACACTAACAGTACCTGGGGTTAAGTCACTCCCTCCCCCTAAGCCTAACCCTCCTCAGTTAGAACCTCATGGCAGTGGGAAACCAAAGGCCTTCCTCTCGATGATGAGTGAAGGGTCCAGGACTTCTCCCAGCAAGaagcacacacccaccactaagaaag GTCAGAGTACAGGACAAACAAAGGCACAGGGTTCAAAGTCCACTACAGGGGTCAAAGACTCCACTCCACGCACCTCACAGCGAGCCATCAAGCGACGTCGTTACTACGACGATGAGGACGATATTCAACACCCCAAGAGTGGCGGCAAGAAAACAAAAGTCAGCAACCCGAAGTCCAACAAATCAGTCAACAAAAAACCACCTCATCCcagcaag tctATGAGCGCTGCTAAGGATCTCGGTAGGTGGCGACCCACAGACGATCTCATGCTCATCAGTGCAGTGCAGCAGACCAATGACTTGACTGCTGTCTACCTGGGTATCAAGTTCTCGTGCAGGTTCACACTGAGAGAGATTGAGGAGAGATGGTATGCACTTCTCTACAGCCCTCAGATATCACACATAGCCATCGAGGCCATGAGGGGACTGCATCCAGGAGTGGTTACCATGGCACTCAACAACGCTCTCTGGAGTCAGGAGGAAGAGGCTGTCCTCGCCAAAATACCATCC TCTGATGCTGGTCATCTTGAGACATTTCAGAATGTTCTGAAGGATCATCCGGCTGTGTTCCATGCTTGTCGCACTGCCACCTCCCTCCACCATCATTGGGTACTCATGGGTCATTACAACCTTCTCAATGATCAGAAAG TTCAGCTGATACCACCAGGAGACAACGTGACTGACTTCACAGATGCAGAGGAGCAGAGGACAGATAGTGAGCTGAT GAAGTCACGTGATGTACGAGAGGAAGCACTTGAACAAG AGTTGATGATCAGTGATCGTCAGTCCAAGCGTGAGATCTTATCACTCGAGGATGACCTTCCAACATGGAGGACTGTAttggacacacccaccacctCGG agctacaTGCTGGCGAGGTGGCACTGTTCAGAGGTAAAGTGGTTGAGTTTAGAATGACCAAACCCTCCGTCACTTTTGGACGAGCCACGCCTACCAACAAAGTGGACTTTGACCTTTCCCTTGAGGGTCCAGCGTACAAAATCTCACGTCGTCAAGCGAGTATTCATCAAACGGAAGAAGGAGAGTTCTTGTTACACAACGAAGGGAGACGTGCTTTGTTTGTGGATGGAAGGGCTGTACTGAGTGGTCGGTCTGCTCGATTAGAGTCCAACCAAACCATTGAA gTGGCTTCAATGGCCTTCCTGGTGATACTCAACAGCAAGGCTCAATCCTCTTCATAG